The following nucleotide sequence is from Deltaproteobacteria bacterium.
GAGATTTTTTTAGAAGGCGTCTTCCCTGCTTGGAATTTGTTAGCTTTGGTTGCATCCATTGCCCTGCTTACATTTCTCATGGGCAACTTAGTGTTTAATAGGTATCGAGAAGGGTTTGCGGAGTTGGTATGAGGCAGATTTATCAGTTAGTTCACACGCTAAATTACGGCGACGCTATTTCCGGCGAGACGCTCGCAATAAAATCTCTATTAAATAAAATGGGCATTAGAAATGAGATCTACTCGCTTCATGCACATGAAAAGGTTATCCAGCATAGAAAACCTTGGACTGCGCTTAGAGAGGATTATAATAAAGCTCTAGGAACAGGCGAAGAAGTCATAGCCATTTTGCATTATTCGATTGCTTCGCTTTTTGACGAAGTTTTTATGGATCTATCACGAGCATTGCGAGTCGTCATTTACCATAATCTCACGCCTCCAAGATGGTTTCACAATTATAACGCTCGTGTGGAGAGGGATTTAATAGCGGCACAGGAGAAACTTGGAAATTTGTTGGCTCAGGCCGATGTGCTTCTCGCCGATTCTGAGTTTAATAGGCAGGAATTGCTGTCTGTTCAGGACCGAGAGGTGGAGGTTTTGCCTTTGTTACTCGATTTAGACAAGTGGCAAGTGGAGGCTAATGCGGGAATAGCACGCGCTATTAAGTCTTCTGCGGGCAAGAATATATTGCACGTAGGTAGAATAGCTCCCAATAAGTGCATAGAGGACATCATCAAGGCTTTTTATTTCTATCACCATAAGATTGAGCCCAATAGCCGTCTTTGGTTGGTAGGCATAGATATAGACACAGAAATATACTCCCTAGAATTGCGTCGCTTGGTAGCTAAATTGCAGCTAAAGGAGGTCGTTAACTTCGTTGGGTCAGTGGCGGACTCAGAGCTTAGGGCTTTTTATGAGAATTGTGATTTATACCTGTGCATGAGTGAGCACGAAGGATTTTGCCTCCCCTTGCTAGAGTCAATGTATTTTGGCCTGCCAGTTATTGCTTTTGATTCATGTGCTATCGGCGCGACTTTGGAAGATGGCGGAATATTGCTCGAGAGGAAAGATCCAGCTGCGGTAGCTGAACTCATGAACATATTGTTAACCGATTCGCAGCTTAGAGCAAAAGTTATTGAAGGTGGAAAAGGCCGCGCAAAGGACTTTTTACCTGATAAGTTTGCCGCACATTTTGAAAGAGTATTATTGCAAGCTATCTTTGGCAGTGAGAGCGAGTATGCAAAAAAACGGTCTTTGTAATATCGATGGCGAGAAGAGCTGTAAAACTGTGACAAAGCTAAGAATAGGGCTAGACCTGCGCGCGCAGGAAAACGGGTTTAAAGCTCATTATGGGCGTGGGACAGGTCGATATGTAAGCGAACTAGTTAGAGAACTCTTTGCGATTCAGGCAGGGAAGGAAGAACTGCCGTACGAATTCGTGCCTGCCTCGACAGAATCGCTGGGAGCCGGGAAGCTCGAACGCCGCTTATACAAGCTTGCACCTCTGGGTCGCAATACACTTGAGCAGCAAATATTGCTACCTCGACGCATCGCAAAGCAAGGGGTAAATTTGTTCCATTTCTTTTCCCACGTAGATGCTCCTAGTCGTTGTGCTGTGCCATATCTTGTTACTGTCCTAGATTTAATTCCTCTCAAGTTTCCCGAGCTATACAGTGCCAATAAGACGAACTTGCGGTTTAAATTTGCGCGCTATTTGGAACTTCAGGCAGTGCGGCAAGCTCGTGGGATTATAGCTATAAGCGAAGCCACAAAGAGCGATTTGGTCGAACTTCTTAACATCAACCCCCAGAAAATTGCCGTTACGCCTCTAGCTGTCGGAGCGAGTTTTATCGCGAGAAACATCTCCGCGTCCCGAGATGTTTTTGAGGCCGAGATTTGCCAAGCAAGAAGGGAGGTGGGCTTAGATGCAAGTAGGCCCGTTTTGCTTTACGTTGGAGGCATAGATGCTAGAAAAAATGTGACTTTTATGCTCGACGCATTTGCCCATTTGCTACGTAGCACTGATAGTGCTTCAAGACCTCAGCTACTTATGATTGGGCGCTATGTAGGCGATGATAATTATCCAAAGCTTTTGTCTCAAATTCATCACTTGAATTTGAATGATGACGTGCAACTGAGAGGTTTTGTAGATGAGGAGACCCTTATTAAGCTTTACCATGCCTCAACTCTAGTCTTGTTTCCTAGTCTATATGAAGGTTTTGGACTACCAGTACTGGAAGCTATGGCC
It contains:
- a CDS encoding glycosyltransferase family 4 protein produces the protein MTKLRIGLDLRAQENGFKAHYGRGTGRYVSELVRELFAIQAGKEELPYEFVPASTESLGAGKLERRLYKLAPLGRNTLEQQILLPRRIAKQGVNLFHFFSHVDAPSRCAVPYLVTVLDLIPLKFPELYSANKTNLRFKFARYLELQAVRQARGIIAISEATKSDLVELLNINPQKIAVTPLAVGASFIARNISASRDVFEAEICQARREVGLDASRPVLLYVGGIDARKNVTFMLDAFAHLLRSTDSASRPQLLMIGRYVGDDNYPKLLSQIHHLNLNDDVQLRGFVDEETLIKLYHASTLVLFPSLYEGFGLPVLEAMACGVPVIAFRNSSIPEVVGDNSILVEKPDKLEWNTKIIEIMASIDRQIELSQLGVRRARHFSWSKTASMTIEAYDYFLKK
- a CDS encoding glycosyltransferase family 4 protein — its product is MRQIYQLVHTLNYGDAISGETLAIKSLLNKMGIRNEIYSLHAHEKVIQHRKPWTALREDYNKALGTGEEVIAILHYSIASLFDEVFMDLSRALRVVIYHNLTPPRWFHNYNARVERDLIAAQEKLGNLLAQADVLLADSEFNRQELLSVQDREVEVLPLLLDLDKWQVEANAGIARAIKSSAGKNILHVGRIAPNKCIEDIIKAFYFYHHKIEPNSRLWLVGIDIDTEIYSLELRRLVAKLQLKEVVNFVGSVADSELRAFYENCDLYLCMSEHEGFCLPLLESMYFGLPVIAFDSCAIGATLEDGGILLERKDPAAVAELMNILLTDSQLRAKVIEGGKGRAKDFLPDKFAAHFERVLLQAIFGSESEYAKKRSL